The Brassica napus cultivar Da-Ae chromosome C7, Da-Ae, whole genome shotgun sequence genomic interval CCATTAGGAATCAAAGAAATGATCTTCCCATGGATTTGCTGGGCAATTTGGACAGCAAGGAACTACCTTATCTTCGAGAACAGGAACTTTGAACCTACTGATATTCTCTCCAAAGCCATTGCTAACGCCCGGGAATGGAATGCAACGCATCTACCAGGCCTTGATCCTCCTATCGCACGGAATCCTCGATTACCACCGACACTCACGATGACCACTGAACCGGCCTGCTTCACTGACGCAGCCTGGCACTCGTCCACGAACAGAGCAGTGTGTGGCTGGTATATCCTAACACCTGAGAAGACTATCACTCTACAAGGCACCCGTATGTTTGAACACATCTCATCACCTCTGATGGCTGAAGCACTCGCCATCCGGTCAGCCCTCCTCCACGCCCTCGACGCTGGAATCACTTTAATCTGCATCAAGTCAGACTGTCAGGCACTCATCAATGCCCTCTCCTCGAAGTATCACTCGGCGGATATCTACGGAATCATTCGGGATATCGAGGCTCTATCTTATCGTTTTTCTcgcatttcttttattttcattccGCGATCACAAAACTCTATGGCTGATACTTTAGCCAAATCTGCTATGTACTCTGCTTTCTCCAACTAGTTTTGGTTGGAGGTCTAATTAATTAATtcttgtgttcaaaaaaaaaaagtctttcatataaatactcCCTCTCGCCCTACTCATCCTTCAAAACATCCCTCTCTCTTTTTCGTTTCAATCTCATCTTCCAATAACCAGTGATTGTAGAAATGGGAGAAGAAGTTAAACCAGTAAGATTCAAAGTTccaacaatattttaatttgcaaCAAAATAccttttattattaattggtaaCTAATGTTTTCATTATTAGGAGGAAAAGGAGGCAGTCTCTGCTCCAGAGGCCGTCCCAGAGCCCGCCTCCGCtgaggatgagaagaaagaTGTGGCGGAGGAGAAGCAAGCGGCGACCGAGGAGGAAAACCCAACTGTGGAGGAGGAGCCGCAGCCGCCACCACCGCCTCCACCATTCATACTCTACGTCGACTTGCATTGTGTAGGATGTGCGAAGAAGATCCAAAGATCTATACTAAAAATTAGAGGTACAAATATATTAATAGAGGGAGAAATAGATTCAGCTAAAGAATAATTGTAACCAAAATAAGATTTGAAACTAGGCATCTATACTTTTTAAAGTAcctaaatattattgtattaatttttatgttatatgattaattattttatttgtgtaAAAATGCATAGGTGTGGAAGAAGTGGTGATGGACATGAATGAGAACCAAGTGACGGTGAAAGGAGTGTTGGATCCCCAAGCAGTGTGCAACAAAATCAAGAAGAAGACTAAAAGAATGGCCAAAGTCCTCTCGCCGCTTCCGGCGGCCGAGGGAGAACCGCTGCCACCGGTCATAACCTCTCAAGTCTCCGGCCTCACCACCGTCGAGCTCAGCGTCAACATGCACTGTCAAGCTTGTGCTGACCAGCTAAAGAagaaaattcttaaaatgagAGGTATGTGCAGGCCCGGTCCGGAGCACAAGCAAAGGAACCGGCCGCATAGGGCATCccaatttttacaaaaaaagtttaagTGCATATAGggcattataaaaaaaaattatatgaagaATGAGGgcataaatttgtatttttgagTAGGGCATTACAAGTTTTTTCTATAAGTTAGACCGGCCTGAGTACGTGTGCATTTACGTATACCGGATCTAGTCAAAACAAACATACTCCTgtttaatgtaaaaatattaaaattctgtAGGACGGgtacatcgatttttttttaagcttGGTTATAttgatcaatatatttttatacttatatttattttcaatgaATGGCAATAACatacaaaaatgtattttaatattcGTTTCCCCACTgttttcaagatatatatatgttttcgtATATTTCAATTTGTAGTCTTTCTTGATTTTCATGTCCCTGCGTCAACTTTAAATTCAGTGTGTATGGAAATCCATACGTGGGTAGCACGGTCCTTCTGTATACTTTGGTAAATTGGTGTAACTTAATTCATTTAAACTGATTAATATTCTTGCTTTTAGGGGTCCAAACAACTGTAACGGAGCACACCAACGGAAAAGTGATAGTGACTGGGACGATGGACGAAGAGAAACTTGTGGACTACGTCTACCGTCGGACCAAAAAGCAGGCCCGAATCGTACCCCAACCCGACCCGGAACCTGAAAAAACTGAGGTGGAGGAagaaaagaaggagaagagcgGTGAAGGCGGTGAGGAACCCGCAGAAACAGGAGAGGAGAAGGAGGCGGGAGATGAAAAGGTAGAGGACGGTGGCGGAGAAGAGATGGAGGCTTTGGAAGAGATGCGTGTGTGGGAAGAAGAAGGGATGAAGAGGATGATGTATTATTATCAGCCTTCATACGTCATAGAAAGGGTTCCTCCGCCGCAGCTTTTCAGCGACGAGAACCCTAACGCGTGTTCCATTTCTTAACTTGGTTTCTTATGGTCCAcggaatttatatatatatttagggGAATTTGATtacgttaaaaaaaataaagaaaataggTAACGATGCAAAAATGTAaactattaatatattatttaatttttgtaaatggTGGTTGGTATCTTTATTTATCGATGTatactttttagtttttacactTGGTATGTACGTAATGGCAACTGAAAAAACGATCGATACGGAATCTATTCATATTCGTGAAAGTATACGTGGATGTGCGTGTGTGACAGTGAGTGTGTTCGGATGGTGCATTACGATCGTTTTCTATATTCttgtgaaatatattattttgtaatggAAATTGGAATTTTTAGAGGGACAGAAGAATCTAGCGAGGACTAGAGATCCTTGTGGGTCGCACATGGTGtgttcctttttttcttttgctacgTCAATCTCCATTTCTCGAACGTGGCAGCTTTTCCAGCCTGCCTTGTCTATTTCTTCTTAACCTCTCAATTTTAAAgggtttctattttatttttttccaaaacagcTTAATATACACAAACACATTGTGAAACTGATTCTTAGGCGAAACGCATTGGATTTAGTCATGCAGATCACGTAAACTATTATTGAATGACGTGACGATACGATGAGATGGGCCGTAGATCAGAAAGCCCGCGAAAGGGTTACGCAGAAAAGAAAACCGAGAGAGTTGCAAGATCTCCTCTACAATTTTGGGCCAGAACGCATGATTCCTATGTGTTATCTCCTTGTTTTAGGTTAAGAACTCTCTGGAATCAAAACACACCACTGACACCAGTTTCTTCCCGGTGGATGATGCAAGGACGAATGTCACTGAAACGTACTTAAGGTTACATATTAGGCCACCATTATCAGGGATTATTATTGAAGTTCTTAGTGGGTTTTTATTGCGTGGACCCCACAAAATCCATAAGAAACGGTCATAGCTTGAATTAAGAACCGATTTGGAGTGTTTCTTGCACTGTTCGCGGATCCCACTGATACGTAGCAGTCCACGATTGGttcactttttaatttttttttgaaaaaaaaaaaaaaaaaaaaaatcctaagaaACCGTGAACCGTATTCAGCGATAATGATGCTTTTATAGTTTTGAGAAAATCGGATCGCAAACTCAATAATTTGTTTGTTACTCTGCTTATTAGTAAAGTTGAACCACCGCTAATGAGGAGATTAGAGTAAATTTAACgagtgttttcttcttctttttcagttGGGAGTTAGCATGCATGAGATATGTAATTTTAGGAACATATTAAATGTGTTCAGCTGTGTCTGATCATCCATAACCAAATCTTCCATATGTATTCCTGTTACTACCATAAAGTCTACAGtcttcataaaattatattttgtatttttaatcatttatatatcaaatttgttaaataaatatacCAGAAGACAAAGTAATATGcgatatatataactttttccCAAGATGCAGCATACACTAAAGCTCTGTAAATTATAGTTTAGAACTAACCCATAATTGGTTAAGAAAATGATTGAAGGTTATTTTTCATCACTTGAGACTTTGAGACACTAGAATCTATAAGGATATGATTTGAAACGAAAGGATTGGGTAAGGGGATTTTCGATAAAGCCAATGGCCCTTATCTATCCACCGACACAACCATTACAAGAATatcaaatatgttagtaaaaaaacaaattgtgcaCAAATATTATGTCCATCGGTCTCCCAACAACTCGGAAacccattatttttaattagaataaTTACAAAACTCAATACAAATATTTGATGATGTACCaaatcttataaaatataattaatcaaAAACAAGTCATGGGCATTGTAAGTTATTAACTCCCTGAGTTTAtgtaatagacttgttagtttttattaattcatttttGGCTAACTAGGAAGTTTGGTTCATATAGTCTTAGTTGATGTTGCTTGTGCCAATCGGTGTCTTTGCCAACAATTAGAGCTGAAGTTTCTCTTTTAGccaaatatgacaaataaagtCATGACTTCTCAACTTACGGCTACGATAAGAATTACAGATCTATACTACGATAAGAATTTCAGATCTATACTATTAGGATTCTGCCCTTAGAGCACCATTATCCCTAGAAACCATTAGGGTCTCTTAATCAATTGTTTAGTAATAAATATGTGTTAAGAACTTTACTTAAGAGATACTTAATTTTTTATCCTACATTGCAAGTTTCTTAAGCAtgagttcttaaaaaaaaaactttagaagTTGAACTTGTGAAGGAAGAAAAACTAATGGCATGGATGAATGTCTCAGCAGCTCATTCACCTGATTCAGAGTTAAATAAAATCACCACTTCTTATTTCGATAGTTCATGTAAAACTCAaaagaaataattttcttaCTAACAAACCAATGAGGAGGGGAGCAAAGAAACACAGAACATTCTAAGAGATGAACAAGAGGCACTCAAAGTAAGCTTTCTTGGAGAATACTAACGAAGTAGAAGAATAAACATGACAAAGAAAGAAACCTCGCAGAGATGACGGTTTTTGGCAGCAGCTGCAGGGTTACACTTGCTCTTAGCCTTCTTGGAACTCAACACAAAATCGCAATGCAATGCACCACACAGATCCGCTAAACACTTTGTACCAgtctaaaaaaaacatttaagtaAAAGTTTTCTAGTATCAGCTCAAGTGGACTCAAGTAAACTCTCATATCAACTCTATTGTATCCCCATACCGTATTCAAGAGATTATAATGTCTAGTGGCGAAGTGCTGGTCAAGAAACTTCTCCTCATTGAAACTCTTCCTGCAATAACCAAACTTCTCCTCAGTGTTGATCTCTCTTCAAAACAACAAATAATCTCCACAAAGGCACTCCAACGCTCTTAGAAGCTGCATCAATCATAGCCATCTCCATCCCTGCTCTTACCTTCTGATCCATTCCAACATTCTCTTCATCAAAACATTAACAAAGAACAGAGAGAAGAAAGTTATACGCTTTAAGCAAAAACAAGCTAAAAGCTTCAGACTTTACATATGAAAATCTATGGCAAGGGAGAAACTCGCAACGGTGATGACgatgaacaagaagaagaaaaaaactcaaCTAGTACTCACCTCTGTTCCCGTACATGATAGCTGATGTCGGATGCTCAATTGCTTCATCGAAGTTTCCTTCAGAGAGAGCCTCCATGAAGTTTACCTGAGCAGCGTAAGTCCGTTGAAATTAAGCTGCGATGATCAAAGATCGCAATTGAActggagagagaaagagagagagtatgTGTACGTCTTTGAACTGGACGAGGCCGAGATCACCAAGGTAAGAGACGGTAAGATGAGCAGATTCCATCGGAACAATGACCTGAACGAGCTGCATCGGCTCCGAGCGCATCAAATCCATCGGCGGACAGCAACCACCACCACCGCGATTCTCCGCCATGTCGAGATCAGATGCTGATGATTCGCAGTTCCTCTGGAGGATCGATGAGCTTAACGACAATTCTCAAGAGGTgatgtcttcttctcctcttcatcTCATCCAACTCCTATTGTTACCAACACCAAATCAATCAATCCATCCAACTCCGATGTCTGGGATTTC includes:
- the LOC125589667 gene encoding uncharacterized protein LOC125589667; amino-acid sequence: MAENRGGGGCCPPMDLMRSEPMQLVQVIVPMESAHLTVSYLGDLGLVQFKDVNFMEALSEGNFDEAIEHPTSAIMYGNRENVGMDQKVRAGMEMAMIDAASKSVGVPLWRLFVVLKRDQH
- the LOC106352078 gene encoding heavy metal-associated isoprenylated plant protein 9, with the protein product MGEEVKPEEKEAVSAPEAVPEPASAEDEKKDVAEEKQAATEEENPTVEEEPQPPPPPPPFILYVDLHCVGCAKKIQRSILKIRGVEEVVMDMNENQVTVKGVLDPQAVCNKIKKKTKRMAKVLSPLPAAEGEPLPPVITSQVSGLTTVELSVNMHCQACADQLKKKILKMRGVQTTVTEHTNGKVIVTGTMDEEKLVDYVYRRTKKQARIVPQPDPEPEKTEVEEEKKEKSGEGGEEPAETGEEKEAGDEKVEDGGGEEMEALEEMRVWEEEGMKRMMYYYQPSYVIERVPPPQLFSDENPNACSIS